In a single window of the Pseudoxanthomonas sp. F37 genome:
- a CDS encoding protease inhibitor I42 family protein produces the protein MYNAPVSSEGATMKMWVATSVCMLLSACASGPAAGGATPADTLPDDGIVRPQGGSPVKMRVGQVLEIALVANPSTGYEWEFAADGAPVLARTTGPATPPPMDTQPPMPGASSIARWWFRAERAGEASVRMVYRRPWETVPPVEVVEYRIEVR, from the coding sequence GTGTATAACGCACCCGTCTCCAGCGAGGGCGCGACCATGAAGATGTGGGTGGCCACCAGTGTTTGCATGCTGCTGTCGGCCTGCGCCAGCGGACCGGCTGCCGGTGGGGCCACGCCCGCCGATACCCTGCCGGACGACGGCATCGTCCGTCCTCAGGGCGGGTCGCCGGTGAAGATGCGCGTCGGCCAGGTGCTGGAGATCGCCCTGGTGGCCAATCCCAGCACGGGCTACGAGTGGGAATTCGCTGCCGATGGCGCCCCCGTGCTGGCACGCACCACCGGCCCGGCCACGCCTCCGCCCATGGATACGCAGCCACCGATGCCCGGGGCTTCGTCGATCGCGCGCTGGTGGTTCCGCGCGGAGAGGGCGGGCGAGGCCAGCGTGCGCATGGTCTACCGGCGGCCATGGGAGACAGTGCCGCCGGTGGAGGTGGTGGAGTACCGCATCGAGGTCCGCTGA
- a CDS encoding lytic murein transglycosylase, with protein sequence MPNATVLLLSMAMAMALPANAQTPPAPGAAPPLPPPATPAAAAVPPTPTADPVFAACMTSLRGVAEKQGITTSTFDAYTQGLAADMSVLDLLDAQPEFTTPLWDYLAALVDDPRVADGQAMLATHRDLLDRVSMAYGVDPATVVAVWGVESDYGRVSGKRPLLVSLSTLACFGRRQAFFRGEFLTTLKLLQAGDIRAEGLTGSWAGAFGHTQFMPSTYERIAVDFDGDGRRDLTESIPDALASTAHYLVNSGWRTGEPWGYEVKLPAGLDLAQAGRTHRKPLTQWVAQGIARIDGQPLPADDRNAAVLVPTGIAGPAFLVFKNYDAIYSYNAAESYALAIALLADRLRGGTGLVTAWPTDDPGLGRPQRRELQTLLLARGHAIGSADGMIGTQTRRAIVLEQQRLGLQPADGRAGAKILAALKAEGPPVALPEPRTP encoded by the coding sequence ATGCCCAACGCGACCGTCCTGCTGTTGTCGATGGCAATGGCGATGGCGCTGCCCGCCAACGCACAGACGCCGCCTGCGCCTGGCGCAGCGCCACCGCTTCCCCCGCCGGCCACCCCGGCGGCGGCGGCGGTACCGCCAACGCCCACCGCGGACCCGGTGTTCGCCGCCTGCATGACCAGCCTGCGCGGCGTGGCGGAGAAGCAGGGCATCACGACGAGCACATTCGACGCGTATACGCAGGGCCTGGCCGCGGACATGAGCGTGCTGGACCTGCTGGACGCGCAACCGGAATTCACCACGCCGCTGTGGGACTACCTGGCGGCGCTGGTCGACGACCCGCGCGTCGCCGACGGCCAGGCCATGCTGGCGACCCATCGCGACCTGCTGGACCGGGTGTCGATGGCTTATGGCGTGGACCCGGCCACCGTCGTCGCGGTGTGGGGCGTGGAGAGCGACTATGGCCGCGTGTCCGGCAAGCGCCCGTTGCTGGTCTCGCTGTCCACGTTGGCGTGCTTCGGTCGGCGGCAGGCGTTCTTCCGTGGCGAATTCCTCACCACGCTGAAGCTGCTGCAGGCCGGCGACATCCGCGCCGAGGGCCTGACCGGATCGTGGGCCGGCGCGTTCGGCCACACGCAGTTCATGCCCAGTACGTACGAACGGATCGCGGTCGACTTCGATGGCGACGGACGACGCGACCTGACCGAGAGCATTCCCGATGCGCTGGCATCCACCGCCCACTACCTGGTGAACTCCGGCTGGCGCACCGGTGAGCCCTGGGGCTACGAAGTGAAGTTGCCTGCAGGCCTCGACCTCGCACAGGCCGGGCGCACCCACCGCAAGCCGCTGACCCAATGGGTTGCGCAGGGCATCGCCCGCATCGACGGCCAGCCGTTGCCGGCCGACGACCGCAATGCGGCGGTACTGGTGCCGACCGGCATCGCGGGGCCGGCCTTCCTGGTGTTCAAGAACTACGACGCGATCTATTCCTACAACGCCGCCGAAAGCTACGCGCTGGCCATCGCGCTGCTGGCCGACCGCCTGCGCGGCGGCACCGGCCTGGTGACCGCCTGGCCTACGGACGACCCGGGCCTGGGCCGTCCGCAGCGCCGCGAACTGCAGACGCTGCTGCTGGCGCGTGGGCATGCGATCGGTAGCGCGGACGGCATGATCGGCACGCAGACGCGGCGCGCGATCGTCCTGGAACAGCAGCGCCTGGGCCTGCAGCCCGCCGATGGCCGCGCCGGCGCGAAGATACTCGCCGCGCTGAAGGCGGAAGGACCGCCCGTCGCTCTGCCGGAGCCGCGAACGCCATGA
- a CDS encoding D-hexose-6-phosphate mutarotase, translating to MSALPEGVTREVWQQIDVLRIETPWSVARISLHGGQVISFVPAGFDDLLWLSPTTALPPKAMRGGVPVCWPYFGRQGQADDAPQHGHARLSRWPLTEVKREADGSVVLKLALPLRDGVPLELVQTVQVGRELRQSLDTLHRGDAPLMLTQALHTYFRVGDATQVRVKGLEGLHYADKYDGETHVQSGEWSLDDARDPGRSDRIYSGTGHRFDLLDPAGGRRIRLDTFGSRSLVVWNPGQAGTAAIADMPDDGWRTFVCLEAANAGEDAIELEPGQRHRLSHVVSASSL from the coding sequence ATGAGCGCACTCCCCGAAGGGGTTACCCGTGAGGTCTGGCAACAGATCGATGTGCTGCGCATCGAGACGCCGTGGTCCGTCGCCCGCATCAGCCTGCATGGCGGACAGGTGATTTCGTTCGTGCCCGCGGGCTTCGACGATCTGCTGTGGCTGTCGCCCACCACGGCCCTGCCACCGAAGGCGATGCGCGGCGGCGTGCCGGTGTGCTGGCCCTACTTCGGCCGCCAGGGACAAGCCGACGACGCGCCGCAGCACGGTCATGCACGCCTCTCTCGCTGGCCGCTGACGGAGGTGAAGCGCGAAGCCGATGGCAGCGTCGTGCTCAAGCTCGCGCTGCCGCTGCGCGACGGCGTACCGCTGGAGCTGGTCCAGACCGTGCAGGTCGGGCGCGAACTGCGGCAGAGCCTGGACACCCTCCACCGCGGTGATGCCCCGCTCATGCTGACACAGGCGTTGCATACCTACTTCCGTGTCGGCGATGCGACGCAGGTGCGGGTCAAGGGCCTGGAGGGTCTGCATTACGCGGACAAGTACGACGGCGAAACCCATGTGCAGTCCGGCGAGTGGTCGCTGGACGACGCGCGCGATCCCGGCCGCAGCGACCGGATCTACAGCGGCACTGGCCATCGTTTCGACCTGCTCGATCCGGCCGGTGGACGACGCATCCGGCTGGACACCTTCGGCAGCCGGTCGCTGGTGGTGTGGAACCCGGGCCAGGCCGGGACGGCGGCCATTGCCGACATGCCGGACGACGGCTGGCGCACCTTCGTCTGCCTGGAGGCCGCGAACGCGGGCGAGGACGCCATCGAACTGGAGCCGGGACAGCGCCACCGCCTGAGCCACGTGGTTTCGGCAAGTTCCCTGTAG
- a CDS encoding TCR/Tet family MFS transporter, producing the protein MSAEIPAVPGRRAALVFIFITVLIDILSFGVIIPVLPGLVRQFTGGDFAQAAWWVGTFGMLFAAIQFVCTPIQGALSDRFGRRPVILLSCLGLGIDFVLMALAQSLPWLLVARIFSGVFSASFTTANAYIADITAPEKRAQAFGMIGAAFGVGFIIGPIIGGQLGAIDLRLPFWFAAGLALLNFLYGVFVLPESLPKERRSAKFDWSHANPVGSMVLLKRYPQVFGLAAVVLIANLAHYVYPSVFVLFAEYQYRWNEQQVAWVLAAVGVCSVIVQAGLVGRVVPKFGERRTLLFGLACGVVGFCIYGMADLGWMFLIGLPISALWGLAGPATQALITQQVGADVQGRVQGALMSLVSLAGIVGPMMFAGTFALFIGKTAPAHLPGAPWLLAALLLAIGWLVGWRFARSPSPSPH; encoded by the coding sequence GTGAGCGCCGAGATTCCCGCCGTCCCCGGCCGCCGTGCCGCCCTGGTCTTCATCTTCATCACCGTGCTGATCGACATCCTGTCCTTCGGCGTGATCATTCCCGTCCTGCCCGGTCTGGTCCGCCAGTTCACCGGTGGCGATTTCGCGCAGGCCGCGTGGTGGGTGGGCACCTTCGGCATGCTGTTCGCCGCCATCCAGTTCGTCTGCACGCCGATCCAGGGCGCGCTGTCGGACCGCTTCGGCCGCCGCCCTGTCATCCTGTTGTCCTGCCTGGGCCTGGGCATCGACTTCGTGCTGATGGCGCTGGCGCAGTCGCTGCCGTGGTTGCTGGTGGCGCGCATCTTCTCCGGCGTGTTCTCGGCCAGCTTCACCACCGCCAATGCCTACATCGCCGATATCACCGCGCCGGAGAAGCGTGCCCAGGCGTTCGGCATGATCGGTGCGGCGTTCGGCGTGGGCTTCATCATCGGCCCCATCATCGGGGGCCAGCTGGGCGCCATCGACCTGCGCCTGCCGTTCTGGTTCGCGGCCGGATTGGCGCTGCTGAACTTCCTGTATGGCGTGTTCGTGCTGCCGGAGTCGCTGCCGAAGGAGCGCCGCAGCGCGAAGTTCGACTGGTCGCACGCCAATCCGGTCGGCTCGATGGTGTTGCTGAAGCGCTACCCCCAGGTCTTCGGCCTGGCCGCGGTGGTGCTGATCGCCAACCTGGCGCATTACGTGTACCCCAGCGTGTTCGTGCTGTTCGCCGAGTACCAGTACCGCTGGAACGAGCAGCAGGTCGCATGGGTCCTGGCCGCCGTCGGTGTGTGCAGTGTCATCGTGCAGGCCGGGCTGGTGGGCCGCGTCGTGCCCAAGTTCGGCGAACGCCGCACGCTGCTGTTCGGCCTGGCATGCGGCGTGGTCGGCTTCTGCATCTACGGGATGGCCGACCTGGGCTGGATGTTCCTGATCGGTCTGCCCATCAGCGCGCTGTGGGGCCTGGCGGGCCCGGCCACGCAGGCGTTGATCACCCAACAGGTCGGGGCCGACGTGCAGGGCCGGGTGCAGGGCGCGCTGATGAGTCTGGTCAGCCTGGCCGGCATCGTGGGGCCGATGATGTTCGCGGGCACGTTCGCCCTGTTCATCGGCAAGACGGCGCCCGCGCACCTGCCGGGCGCTCCGTGGCTGCTGGCGGCGCTGCTGCTCGCCATCGGCTGGCTGGTGGGTTGGCGATTCGCGAGATCGCCTTCGCCATCGCCGCACTGA
- a CDS encoding PepSY domain-containing protein, with protein MTTVRPRHRLLALATLAALSGAVFAQAPAPTAGKDALKEPQVRALLTEKGYTHIDDLDFEDGMWETDATSANGDRVDVRINPATGEVMAEKLVSDLSENDVKARLTAAGYSKIHDVDFDDGVWKAEAERADGNDVEIHLAANTGEIIHVEND; from the coding sequence ATGACGACCGTTCGCCCCCGCCATCGCCTGCTTGCCCTGGCCACGCTGGCCGCGCTCTCGGGCGCCGTCTTCGCGCAGGCCCCCGCGCCGACCGCCGGCAAGGACGCCCTGAAGGAGCCGCAGGTCCGCGCGCTGCTGACCGAGAAGGGCTACACCCACATCGACGACCTGGATTTCGAGGACGGCATGTGGGAGACCGACGCCACCAGCGCCAACGGCGACCGGGTGGACGTGCGCATCAATCCGGCGACCGGCGAGGTGATGGCCGAGAAGCTGGTGTCCGATCTCAGCGAGAACGACGTGAAAGCCAGGCTGACGGCCGCCGGCTATTCCAAGATCCACGACGTCGACTTCGATGATGGCGTCTGGAAGGCGGAGGCCGAGCGCGCGGATGGCAATGACGTGGAGATCCACCTGGCTGCCAACACCGGCGAGATCATCCACGTCGAGAACGATTGA
- a CDS encoding benzoate/H(+) symporter BenE family transporter, with protein MSSPPRHLLKDLSLSAIAAGFVTVLVGFASSAVIVFQAAQSLGASPEEISSWMWALGLGMGLTCIGLSVRYRMPVVTAWSTPGAAMLIGSAAGLPLSDAIGAFLLSALLIVVSGFSGFFERMISRIPVPLASGMLAGVLLRFGIDAFAAMKTQLGMVLTMFAVYLLTRRLLPRYAVILTLLVGIAFAGGLGLLRVDGLSLQLAKPIFTPPTVSLAAVVGIALPLFVVTMASQNVPGVAVIRASGYAIPISPVVGWTGVANLLLAPFGAFALNLAAITAAICMGREAHEDASRRYVAAIAAGVFYVVVGLFGATVAALFAAFPKELVLAIAGIALLGTIGNSLAAALREEAEREPALVTFLVTASGLSLAGIGSAFWGLLAGVTTWCVFRRR; from the coding sequence ATGAGTTCCCCACCCCGCCATCTGCTGAAAGACCTTTCCCTGTCCGCCATCGCGGCCGGCTTCGTCACCGTCCTGGTCGGCTTTGCCAGTTCCGCGGTGATCGTGTTCCAGGCGGCGCAGTCGCTGGGCGCCTCGCCGGAGGAGATCTCGTCGTGGATGTGGGCGCTCGGCCTGGGCATGGGGCTGACGTGCATCGGCCTGTCGGTGCGCTACCGCATGCCGGTGGTGACGGCATGGTCCACGCCCGGCGCGGCCATGCTGATCGGCAGCGCGGCGGGCCTGCCGCTATCCGATGCGATCGGTGCGTTCCTGCTGTCGGCATTGCTGATTGTGGTGTCGGGCTTCTCCGGCTTCTTCGAACGCATGATCAGCCGCATCCCGGTCCCGCTGGCATCGGGCATGCTGGCCGGCGTGCTGCTGCGCTTCGGCATCGACGCCTTCGCCGCCATGAAGACGCAACTGGGCATGGTGCTGACGATGTTCGCGGTGTACCTGCTGACGCGCCGGCTGCTGCCCCGTTACGCGGTGATCCTCACGCTGCTGGTGGGCATCGCCTTCGCCGGCGGACTGGGGTTGCTGCGCGTGGACGGCCTGTCCCTGCAGTTGGCCAAGCCGATCTTCACGCCGCCGACGGTCTCGCTGGCCGCCGTCGTCGGCATCGCCTTGCCACTCTTCGTCGTGACGATGGCCTCGCAGAACGTCCCCGGCGTGGCGGTGATCCGCGCGTCCGGCTATGCGATCCCCATCTCGCCCGTCGTCGGATGGACCGGCGTGGCCAACCTGCTGCTGGCGCCTTTCGGCGCGTTCGCCCTGAACCTGGCCGCGATCACCGCGGCGATCTGCATGGGGCGCGAGGCGCACGAGGATGCCTCGCGGCGCTATGTGGCGGCCATCGCGGCGGGCGTGTTCTATGTCGTGGTCGGCCTGTTCGGCGCAACGGTGGCGGCGCTGTTCGCCGCGTTCCCGAAGGAGCTGGTGCTGGCCATCGCCGGCATCGCCTTGCTGGGCACCATCGGCAACAGCCTGGCGGCGGCATTGCGCGAGGAGGCCGAGCGCGAGCCGGCGCTGGTGACGTTCCTCGTCACGGCCTCGGGCCTGTCGCTTGCAGGCATCGGCTCGGCGTTCTGGGGCCTGCTGGCCGGCGTGACGACCTGGTGTGTGTTCCGGCGCCGGTAA
- a CDS encoding methylglyoxal synthase, translating into MRLGLAANRLHHHTEDAALFRWLRACEPGIRDLHLALHAVGRTHDAIAAAGMLRGYDGLKRYPYGRDGGLMKLVAEVVGLEGAERSLDGAIYFIDPVDPSSIFPEATALKRQCVIHGKPFLSTVASARDWVEMERIHAGLAPDPDADRFHALESQTLALIAHDAMKPQMLAFADAHFDVLSRFAHRMATGTTGLRLNELAWSRGWPQDTPWVERFQSGPLGGDAQIADRVLEHRCQRVIFFEDPHVARQHEADIQLLERAVTTVTDEAVCTTSLAVAKRWCEAVIKRGILVGAT; encoded by the coding sequence ATGCGCCTGGGCCTGGCCGCCAACCGCCTGCACCACCACACCGAGGACGCGGCGCTGTTCCGCTGGCTGCGCGCCTGCGAACCCGGCATCCGCGACCTGCACTTGGCGCTGCATGCGGTCGGCCGCACGCATGATGCGATCGCCGCCGCCGGCATGCTGCGCGGATACGACGGGCTGAAGCGCTATCCCTACGGCCGCGATGGCGGGCTGATGAAGCTGGTGGCCGAGGTCGTCGGCCTGGAAGGTGCGGAGCGCAGCCTCGACGGCGCGATCTACTTCATCGATCCTGTCGATCCGTCGTCGATCTTCCCCGAAGCCACGGCGCTGAAGCGCCAGTGCGTGATCCACGGCAAGCCGTTCCTGTCGACGGTCGCCTCGGCCCGCGACTGGGTCGAGATGGAGCGCATCCATGCGGGCCTGGCGCCCGATCCGGACGCGGACCGCTTCCATGCGCTGGAATCCCAGACCCTGGCGCTGATCGCGCACGACGCGATGAAGCCGCAGATGCTGGCCTTCGCCGACGCCCACTTCGACGTGCTGTCGCGCTTCGCCCACCGCATGGCGACCGGCACCACCGGCCTGCGCCTCAACGAACTGGCGTGGAGCCGCGGCTGGCCGCAGGACACGCCGTGGGTGGAGCGCTTCCAGAGCGGACCGCTCGGCGGCGACGCGCAGATCGCCGACCGCGTGCTGGAGCACCGGTGCCAGCGGGTGATCTTCTTCGAGGATCCGCACGTGGCGCGCCAGCACGAGGCCGACATCCAGCTGCTGGAGCGCGCCGTCACCACCGTCACCGACGAGGCCGTGTGCACCACCTCGCTGGCGGTGGCCAAGCGCTGGTGCGAGGCGGTGATCAAGCGTGGGATTCTTGTAGGAGCGACGTAA
- a CDS encoding FAD-dependent oxidoreductase: MSKKQVFQFLDLPRTMPQRIPLELRTSGDWGELYGRFGKEEAQYQAGRCLDCGNPYCSWKCPVHNAIPQWLQLVQENRIEEAAALCHSTNPLPEVCGRVCPQDRLCEGSCTLEEFGAVTIGAVEKYIVDTALAQGWRPDLSAVQPTGRRVAVVGAGPAGLGCADRLARAGIQAVVYDRYEQIGGLLQFGIPSFKLDKGVIAQRREVLEGMGVEFRLGVEVGRDITLAQLLDDYDAVFLGTGAYRYTDGGLPGQDLDGVLPALPFLVQNGRIISGNDPWGRPIAGWEDQLQLPDLQGKRVVVLGGGDTGMDCVRSAIRLGAAKVTCAYRRDEANMPGSAREVANAREEGVRFLFNRQPLGIVAGVDGKVAGVQVVETTLGEPDDRGRQSAVPIEGSESVLEADVVIIAFGFSPTVPAWLADVGVEGTPNGRIVAGGGDRLPFQTTHPKLFAGGDAVRGADLVVTAVAEGRDAAASIATLLLA, translated from the coding sequence ATGAGCAAGAAGCAGGTATTCCAGTTCCTCGACCTGCCGCGGACCATGCCGCAACGCATTCCGCTGGAGCTGCGCACGTCCGGCGACTGGGGCGAGCTGTACGGCAGGTTCGGCAAGGAGGAAGCGCAGTACCAGGCCGGCCGTTGCCTGGACTGCGGCAATCCCTACTGCAGCTGGAAGTGCCCGGTGCACAACGCCATCCCGCAGTGGCTGCAGCTGGTGCAGGAGAACCGCATCGAGGAGGCCGCCGCGCTCTGCCATTCCACCAATCCGCTGCCGGAAGTCTGCGGCCGCGTGTGTCCGCAGGACCGGCTGTGCGAAGGCAGCTGCACGCTGGAGGAGTTCGGCGCGGTCACCATCGGCGCGGTGGAGAAGTACATCGTCGATACCGCCCTGGCCCAGGGCTGGCGCCCCGACCTGAGCGCCGTGCAGCCGACCGGCAGGCGCGTCGCCGTCGTCGGTGCCGGACCGGCGGGCCTGGGTTGCGCCGACCGCCTGGCGCGCGCCGGCATCCAGGCCGTGGTCTACGACCGCTACGAACAGATCGGCGGCCTGCTCCAGTTCGGCATCCCCAGCTTCAAGCTGGACAAGGGCGTCATCGCACAGCGACGGGAGGTGCTGGAGGGGATGGGCGTGGAGTTCCGCCTGGGCGTGGAGGTCGGCCGCGACATCACGCTCGCACAGCTGCTGGACGACTACGACGCCGTGTTCCTGGGCACCGGTGCCTACCGGTACACCGACGGCGGCCTGCCCGGCCAGGACCTGGACGGCGTGCTGCCCGCCCTGCCCTTCCTGGTGCAGAACGGCCGCATCATCAGCGGCAACGATCCCTGGGGCCGGCCCATCGCCGGCTGGGAAGACCAGCTGCAACTGCCGGACCTGCAGGGCAAGCGCGTGGTCGTGCTCGGCGGCGGCGATACCGGCATGGACTGCGTGCGCAGTGCCATCCGCCTGGGGGCGGCCAAGGTCACCTGTGCCTACCGCCGCGACGAGGCCAACATGCCCGGCTCGGCGCGCGAGGTGGCGAACGCCCGCGAGGAAGGCGTGCGCTTCCTGTTCAACCGCCAGCCGCTGGGCATCGTGGCCGGCGTGGACGGCAAGGTCGCGGGCGTGCAGGTGGTGGAGACCACGCTCGGCGAACCGGACGACCGCGGCCGGCAAAGCGCCGTGCCGATCGAAGGCAGCGAGTCGGTGCTGGAGGCGGACGTGGTGATCATCGCGTTCGGCTTTTCCCCCACCGTGCCGGCGTGGCTGGCGGACGTGGGCGTGGAGGGTACGCCGAACGGCCGCATCGTCGCCGGCGGCGGCGACCGCCTGCCGTTCCAGACCACGCACCCGAAGCTGTTCGCCGGCGGCGACGCCGTGCGCGGTGCGGACCTGGTGGTCACCGCGGTGGCCGAAGGGCGCGACGCGGCCGCCAGCATCGCGACGCTGCTGCTGGCGTAG